The segment TGAGGATATAGTATCTATATCTCTTCATCTTAATTCTGGTTCAGAAAAAGGAACTGCTTGGGGTTGTGATTTGTCTAAAAAGTACGTTGAAATAAATAGTGAATATACTACTTAATTGTTAGCAGCTCAATTGGTAAATATTCGTTTATGTAAAGAAATAGGATTGAAATAGTTCCTATTACAGAACCAATAAAACTTCCAATAAAATAATTAAATATCTTGGGTTGTATGATTTGTGAGTTTTCTCCATTTTCTATTTCAAAATCAGGAGAATCAACTACTTTTAGGCGCTGATTAGTTGTTGGTTGTTTAAGTTGTTGGTGTCGGATGAGCGCTTCGAAATCAGGCATGGAATTTGAGATGCAATGGAACAGTAGGCAGACCAGCCCGTCATTCGACGAGGATCTGATCTTCCTAAATCGTCTACAGCTTCAAATACTGCATTTCCAGATGCTTCTGCTTTATCAAATGCTGAAAGTAAAGGAATAAATGTATCAAAAACGTGTAAACCGAAATTTTCTAACGCTGCTTGAGCTTGTTGAGCTGCTTTTTGTTGTCTAAAATCTACTTTTACAATTACGACTGCATGGTTAACTTTTAAAGTATTTAATAAGCTGGCTAATTCAACAGTTAATTCAACAGACCTCGCTTTTGCGGTCGTGGGTAAAATAACTAAATCTGATCCGTATGCAAGATGTTTAAGTTCTTCTGTATCACTGCTTGCCTGGCCATCAGTAATAACAATTTCGGAGGATCTGGAGGCTTTTGCGGCTGAACTAACTGGAAAAACGGGAAATGGAAGATTTCCTCGGGATGAGTAGGCTAATGCTGATCTGTTTTTATCAGCATCAACTATACATACCTTTTTGCCTTCAGAATGCCATACACTTGCAAGGTGAATACTTGTGCAAGTTTTAGCAACACCTCCTTTTTGACCGCAAACAGTAATAAACAATTTTTTACTAATATTTCCCTTACTTTGGAGAATAATTTCTTAATGTCAATAGGTAATTATTTGAAAAGTTTTAAAACTTATATTTCCTAAATACTCTTTTGTGGAATATATAGTTTCGAGTAACCTTAACAGTATGTTTAAAAATAGTAAGTGAAAAAAAGAATTGGACTAGGAACATGGTCTTGGGGAAATCAAGTTTTTTGGGACTATCAAATTCGTAATGATGATGATTTATCTGAGACTTATAAAGAAGCGTTAAAAAGAGGTTTTAACTTAATTGACAGTGCAGATTCTTATGGAACTGGAAAACTTAATGGAAGAAGTGAAGAACTTTTAGGAAAATTTTTACTAGATACTCCTGCTTTTCAAAAAAAACGCGTTCAAATAGCAACGAAGCTCGCTCCTTATCCATGGAGATTGGGGAATAAAGGTTTCACCAAACCCTATCTCAAAAGTTTAGAAAGATTAAATAATAAATTAGATATAGTTCAAATACATTGGTCAACCGCAAAATATAATCCCTGGCAAGAATTACAATTATTAAATAATCTTTGTGATTTAATTGATCAAGGTTTTAATTTTCAAATTGGATTATCAAATATTGGACCCCAAAGATTAAAGAAAATAATTCAATACTTATCAAAAAGAGATCAGAAAATTAAAAGTGTTCAAATTCAGTTTTCTTTATTATCTCCAGATTTCTTAAAACATACAAATGTAAAAAGAATTTGTGAAAATTATGATATTGATTTTTTAGCCTATAGTCCTTTAGCTTTTGGAATACTATGTATAGATCCTGAAAAAGATGAAGATAAGCAAAATTCTTTTCTACGTAGTTTGATTTTTAAAAACTATAAAAAATCAAGTATTGAATTAAGGAGATGTCTTAAGCAGATTGCTGTTTCAAGATCAGTTTCACAAGCTCAAGTAGCAATCAATTGGTGTTGTTATCAGGGAGCCATACCTCTTGTAGGAATGAGAAAAAGGTCTCAAGTTATTGATATATCTAATGTTTTTAAATGGAATTTAAACAAAAAAGAATTTGGAATGCTTCAAGAAGCTTCTCAAAAGTGTTTGAAAAAGATGCCAAGTAATCCTTTTTCAAGCTTGTAAAAGAGAATTCAATAAATTTTATGCAGATAGTTTTTTAAGATTTTTTATTTGATTATTGCTCCAAAGTTCTGTCGGAAAGTTTGAACCTGTAAATCTTAAAACTTTAGGTTTATATTTTATTAATAAGTCATTAATGTTATTTTTTGTGCTCATTTGTATTGATAATTTTTTAGTACGCTAAAATATTTTTTTCCTAATCTTCTCAGTATTTATACTTATAAAATTCAAAAAATAATTTCTAATACATTATTTTGAAGTAAATTTTACAAATTAACAAATTATCTAATACTATTTTGTTCAATATAAAATGGTGGAGCCCTTCCAGGCTCCTTGGATCATTTGGTTGATAAGGCTGATATCACCCCATCTCCTTTGAGATCAAGCAGCAACTGGTGCTGTTTGACGGGAGAAACTAACGATTTTGTTAGCGTTTGTGTTTTTGCTCTAACCGAGCAGGCTTCAGTCATCTTCCTTACGCCCCGTCGAAACCATTACAACCCCAAATGAAAATGGAGTTGAGCGGAATCGAACCGCTGTCCGAAACATCGGTTGAGATCACCTAGTCCAATTGGACATTTATATTCTGGCAGGCAAAATGAGTATTGAATAGCTATTTCATTAATTTTTTAAATATATGCACGTAATTGCATCATCTCCTGAAGGTTTAGAGAAATATTTAGCAAGCGAAATTATTGAATTGGGTGGATTTAATATTAATACCTATAAAAGATCAGTTTCTTTTGAATGTGATTATGCCACTTTTTATAGAATTCATTTTTTTTCAAGAGTTGCGTTTCGTTTTTATAGAGAAGTATCACGTTTTGTTTGCTATGACAGGCTTTCTTTATATGAGGGAGTTAGAGATTCATTTGATTGGTTGAAATGGTTACCTTCTGAAAAAACATTTAATGTTCAAGTTACAGGCAGAACTTCATCGTTAAGTCATTCTCATTTCACTGCTCTTGAGGTTAAAAATTCAATTACTGATCTCCAACAATCTGTTTGGAATAAAAGATCTAATATTTCTTTAGATAATCCTGATTTGATAATTCATTTACATTTAAATAATGATCGTGGGGTTCTTAGCTTGCAGAGCACTTTTGAAAGTCTTCATAAAAGAGGATATAGACCTGCTATTGGATATGCTCCACTTAAAGAAAATTTAGCTTCTGGATTATTAAAAATAACTGAATGGAATGGAACTAAACCTTTGGTTGATCTTATGTGTGGATCAGGAACTTTTTTAATAGAGGCTATTAATCAAATTCTTAAAGTTCCACTTAAATTTCAGCAATTTTATCTCTTTGAAAATTGGCTCGATTTTAACAAATATATTTTTTTAGAAGAGAAAAACAAGGCTCAGAAGAGAGTTGTTACCTTTGAGAAACTATCAAAAACTATTGGTTGTGAGATTAATAAAGATGTTTTTGATCAAGCAAAAGTCAACATACAACTAGCAGGGCTTGAAAATTATATTGAACTGCAAAATGATGATTTTAAAAATATTCAATTTAAATCTTCAGAAGGATTAGTTTTATGTAATCCACCGTATGGAAAAAAATTAGGTGATGAAAACGAATTAATTACCTTATATGAGGATATGGGTGAATTTTTGAAGAAAAATTTTTCTGGTTGGGAATTCTGGTTACTAAGTGGGAATCCAAAACTTACAAGATATTTAAAAATGAAATCTTCTTTGAAAATACCTGTGAGTAATGGAGGCATTGATTGCAGATGGATAAAATATTTAATAAGATAATTTATTTTTTTCCTAATACTGCTTTTGTTGTTTTACCCAAACCTTCTAGTGTTTGGGGTAGATAAGGTCCTTTAGCAAGTTTTCCTCCAAGCTTTAAGCTCAAACCTGCAAGAAATAAATCAACAAATATTATCAAAAGTAAATTATATTCTGTTGCCCAATTATTCAACTTACTAAGAGTCAGATAAAAAATAACATGAATAGATATTAAAACTAATAATAATAAAATTCCACCCATAGCAATAAATACTCCCCCACTTATTAATCTTCTCTTTTCTCTATCAACTTCTTGAAGTGCTATTCGAACATGCAAATCCATTACCGAACTAGCAATTGCAGAGATTCTTGAAGCTGTATTAGCAAAGTTTTTGTTTTTGGGTTTATCCATTTATTTATTTCTACTATTAATTAAACTACCTATAAATAATCCTATACCAGCAGCAATAGCAATAGATAAGATTGGTTTTTTTCTAATTGGGGTTTCTATTTTTGGCCTTAATGTACTGTTTAGTTCATCTAGTAACTCTTCTAATTGACTTTCGATTGGTTCTATTTTATCTGCAATTTCCCAATTATTTTCTTGAATTGAATCAATGATTTGAAATAATTGATTTTTAATACCACTAGCAGATGATCCAGTATGACTTGCTATTACTCCAACTAAATCATCAATACTTCCTTTTGCAGTCTCAAGAGTTTGTTGTGCGATATTAGGCCATTTTTCTTGTATTAACGGAATCAAACTATCGATTTTTTCTCGTAACCATTTTTCTGATATGCCTTCTTCCTTTGGCAGCCCAGAATCATCAATTGTTTCTTTAACTTCTTTGGGAGGATGAAAAGCTTCCATTAATCAACCTACATTTCTTTTAGAGTAGACTGTATTTTCTTAATTTGAAACCCTTTTATTTAGTTTTTTTTTAATAAAAAATTATAGACATATAAAATTTTATTTACATTTCATTTATCTCACCTGTTCTGTAATAAGGTTTTGTTAAGCTATTACTGACTTTATTAAATTAAGTTTTTTATTTCATCATGGATATCACATTTGCAGCAATTATTTTTGCATCCCGTACAATTCCAACTGATTTTGGATTGGTAGCAGCAGCTATTGCAGGAGCTGGCAGCTTGCTATTTATTGCTTTGAGATTTGTTCCTGATGCGGGTAACTAGGTTTTTCCTTTTTTAAAATGCACTAACTTGTTAGTTCATTTTAATGATTGATTATTGAAATAAAATAATTTATTGATGAGCTAGATAATGAATCGATGGGTTTTACTCGAACATAAGATTCTTAGTAGTAAATTTATTGATATTCACTATGATTTTCTTGTTGAAGATCAATTAGATTGTTTGACTTGGAAGTTTCACGAAATTCCATCACTAAATAAGGGTGTCATTAAAATAGTAAAACAACCAAATCATAGATTGGTGTGGCTTTCTAGGGTTGAATATCAACTTTCTAAGAATAGAGGTTTAGTAAAAAGAATTGATCATGGAATTTTCTCTAATATTCCTCATAATCAAGACTCTCAAAAATTAAAAATTATATTGAATGGTAAATTGTTAAACGGTCTGTTCATAATTGATGGAAATTTTTGTCAATTAACGAAAAACAATTAATTTGTTTTTAGAAATAATCTTAATAATTCTCTTGAGATTTTTTGAAAAGTAGCTATTCTTACTTAGCTATTGTGACTTGCGATTGGTATACATCAATCAGGTCGAGTTTGAAAATTTTAAATCTTTTGGAGGAAGTGTAAAAATTCCTCTTGAAGAAGGATTTACAGTGGTGACTGGTCCAAATGGATCTGGGAAAAGTAATATTTTGGACGGAATTTTATTCTGTTTAGGTTTGGCAAATAGTAGAGGGATGAGAGCAGAAAGATTACCAGATTTAATAAATAATTCTAAAGTAAAAGAAGGTAAAGCTTCAGAAACATTTGTTTCCGTTAAATTCAATATTGAAGATTGGTCGCCAAGGGAAGATGTTCCACCTTTGGATTTAGAAGAAGATGATATCGCGCTTAATAGAGGTCAAAAAGAATGGATAGTTTCCAGGAAATTGCGGTTAATGCCTGGTGGATCTTATGCATCTACTTATACCTCTGACGGACGCCAGTGCACTTTACAACAAATACAGAGAGTTCTTAGAGATATAAGTGTTGATCCAGAAGGAAGTAATGTTGTGATGCAGGGAGATGTTACAAGAATAGTATCAATGAATAATAAAGAGAGGAGAACCCTGATTGATGAATTGGCAGGGGTAGCTCTTTTTGATAGCAGAATTGAACAAACACATTCAAAACTTAATGATGTTTTTGAAAGACAAGAAAGATGCGAGATTCTAGAAAACGAACTGCAATCTAGTAAAGTAAAGCTTGAAAAAGAATGTGAAAAAGCAAAAAAATATAAAGAGTTGAAGGCAAAACTTTTTCATATTAAGGAGATTGAAAAAGTACTTTTATTCGATAAACAAGTTCAAAATATTGAATTAATTAAGAAAAAAGCTATTAACTTGGATAAGAGTAAGATTTTATTTAATCAACACAAAGAATCTCTTAGTAAAGAAATACAAGTATTGCAAGATGCAATGCAAATCATGATTGCAGAATTAAAAGAGAAAGGAGAAGATAACTTAATCAAAGTAAATTCTGATATTGGGAGTATAAATTCTAATTTAAGGGAATTAGAAAGAATAGCAGTTGTCAATAAAGAGGAGGGCATTAAACTTCAAGATCAACGCGATAAAATTGCAATATCTAAAAAAAGTACGGAGTTAGAAAAGAATCGACAAGAGGACTTTAATTATAATTATCTAGAAAAATTGAACATCGAGATTCAAGATTTAACGTTAAAACACAAGCTATCTAGAAAAAAACTTTCTCATGCTGCAGGTGAATCAGGTGAATTTTCAAAGCAAAGTATAAAGCTTAATAATGAGTTAGAAAATTTAAAATCTTTAGTACAACCTCTTGAATCTAGTAAAAGGAATATTGAAGAGGAAATTATACAAATTAATATTCAAAGAGAAGAAATAGCATCTCAAAATGATCTTTTAAAGTTAGAAAAACAAAAACTATTAGAATTTAATCAAAATAATGAGAAATCAACGGATATAAAAAATCGTAATTTGAGCAGTATTAGATCTGAAATTGATTCTTTAAAAATTGAAATAGATCTGTTAAATAAAACTAAACTAAGGCTAAACAACGAACAATTAAGGCTTGAAAAGGATTTATCAAGATGTGAAAGCAGAAAAGAAGCTTTAAATGAAACCAGGGGATCATATGCATTAAGAATACTTTTAGAGGCAGGTTTAGATGGTATACATGGATATGTTGCTCAATTAGGTGCCGTCAGTGAAAAGCACAGGTATGCATTGGAAATTGCAGCTGGTAATAGACTTGGACAAATAGTTGTTGATAATGACACTATTGCTTCAAAAGCTATTGAAATTCTGAAAAAAAAGAAAGCAGGCAGATTAACCTTTATTCCACTTAATAGAATTAAAACCTATAAAAAAAATTTCGCGCTTAAAAGATTTGAGAATTTTAAAGAGAATGGATTTTTAGATAAGGCTATTAATTTAATTGATTGTGATGATGTTTATGATGATGTTTTTAAATACGTTTTTGGAGATACAGTAGTCTTTTCAGATTTAGAGTCAG is part of the Prochlorococcus marinus subsp. pastoris str. CCMP1986 genome and harbors:
- a CDS encoding AAA family ATPase, with the translated sequence MFITVCGQKGGVAKTCTSIHLASVWHSEGKKVCIVDADKNRSALAYSSRGNLPFPVFPVSSAAKASRSSEIVITDGQASSDTEELKHLAYGSDLVILPTTAKARSVELTVELASLLNTLKVNHAVVIVKVDFRQQKAAQQAQAALENFGLHVFDTFIPLLSAFDKAEASGNAVFEAVDDLGRSDPRRMTGWSAYCSIASQIPCLISKRSSDTNNLNNQQLISA
- a CDS encoding aldo/keto reductase — translated: MKKRIGLGTWSWGNQVFWDYQIRNDDDLSETYKEALKRGFNLIDSADSYGTGKLNGRSEELLGKFLLDTPAFQKKRVQIATKLAPYPWRLGNKGFTKPYLKSLERLNNKLDIVQIHWSTAKYNPWQELQLLNNLCDLIDQGFNFQIGLSNIGPQRLKKIIQYLSKRDQKIKSVQIQFSLLSPDFLKHTNVKRICENYDIDFLAYSPLAFGILCIDPEKDEDKQNSFLRSLIFKNYKKSSIELRRCLKQIAVSRSVSQAQVAINWCCYQGAIPLVGMRKRSQVIDISNVFKWNLNKKEFGMLQEASQKCLKKMPSNPFSSL
- a CDS encoding THUMP domain-containing class I SAM-dependent RNA methyltransferase, whose translation is MHVIASSPEGLEKYLASEIIELGGFNINTYKRSVSFECDYATFYRIHFFSRVAFRFYREVSRFVCYDRLSLYEGVRDSFDWLKWLPSEKTFNVQVTGRTSSLSHSHFTALEVKNSITDLQQSVWNKRSNISLDNPDLIIHLHLNNDRGVLSLQSTFESLHKRGYRPAIGYAPLKENLASGLLKITEWNGTKPLVDLMCGSGTFLIEAINQILKVPLKFQQFYLFENWLDFNKYIFLEEKNKAQKRVVTFEKLSKTIGCEINKDVFDQAKVNIQLAGLENYIELQNDDFKNIQFKSSEGLVLCNPPYGKKLGDENELITLYEDMGEFLKKNFSGWEFWLLSGNPKLTRYLKMKSSLKIPVSNGGIDCRWIKYLIR
- a CDS encoding phage holin family protein — encoded protein: MDKPKNKNFANTASRISAIASSVMDLHVRIALQEVDREKRRLISGGVFIAMGGILLLLVLISIHVIFYLTLSKLNNWATEYNLLLIIFVDLFLAGLSLKLGGKLAKGPYLPQTLEGLGKTTKAVLGKK
- the smc gene encoding chromosome segregation protein SMC, whose protein sequence is MRLVYINQVEFENFKSFGGSVKIPLEEGFTVVTGPNGSGKSNILDGILFCLGLANSRGMRAERLPDLINNSKVKEGKASETFVSVKFNIEDWSPREDVPPLDLEEDDIALNRGQKEWIVSRKLRLMPGGSYASTYTSDGRQCTLQQIQRVLRDISVDPEGSNVVMQGDVTRIVSMNNKERRTLIDELAGVALFDSRIEQTHSKLNDVFERQERCEILENELQSSKVKLEKECEKAKKYKELKAKLFHIKEIEKVLLFDKQVQNIELIKKKAINLDKSKILFNQHKESLSKEIQVLQDAMQIMIAELKEKGEDNLIKVNSDIGSINSNLRELERIAVVNKEEGIKLQDQRDKIAISKKSTELEKNRQEDFNYNYLEKLNIEIQDLTLKHKLSRKKLSHAAGESGEFSKQSIKLNNELENLKSLVQPLESSKRNIEEEIIQINIQREEIASQNDLLKLEKQKLLEFNQNNEKSTDIKNRNLSSIRSEIDSLKIEIDLLNKTKLRLNNEQLRLEKDLSRCESRKEALNETRGSYALRILLEAGLDGIHGYVAQLGAVSEKHRYALEIAAGNRLGQIVVDNDTIASKAIEILKKKKAGRLTFIPLNRIKTYKKNFALKRFENFKENGFLDKAINLIDCDDVYDDVFKYVFGDTVVFSDLESAKSSKQKIRMVTLSGELLEVSGAITGGSKVNKDLAYRFGTNNDIDESHPIKQRLSTIVEALKKSDNDTLNKTNNLNKLNFNQREILEDCVSSNKEIEVNNNSIKVSMKRIDDNNLRLNQLKSQNNLLNDKLDNIRNEIKPFKKKLDDLEMILKKNYEDNQTSSLMTHNNDFEKLDKKLELMIQEKDELLNKKNQFVLNQERINNQLNLISLQEKNLQKSVKELSNAHNEWIKKRDDYKSELASLDGQKSLLEKDLGILRRKRDELNSSISNKRQEINQLTLKLEYLERDISSLNEEMRSETIKLENYKKQLPDPLPSFGEYETITLDLLQSEIVVINTKLESLEPVNMLALDELEELTERLNDLIERLEVLSNERSELLLRIETVSTMRQEAFMQAFIEVDKHFREIFANLSDGDGFLQLENPEAPLEGGLTLVAHPKGKNVRRLASMSGGEKSLTALSFLFALQKYKPSPFYALDEVDSFLDGINVERLSKLITSQSSNAQFIVVSHRRPMISASERTIGVAQARGANTQVVGLPNAA